In a genomic window of Bordetella petrii:
- the cheA gene encoding chemotaxis protein CheA, translated as MSSGLDLSQFYETFFDEADELLAEMEQLLLQLDVESPDIEQLNAIFRAAHSIKGGAATFGCFQHLAGTTHLLENLLDEIRRGEMALRADMVDIFLETKDVLKSQLDTYRAAQEPDEAVYERICAILRQLAQEHGSAAVTAHEPAAPVAPVEPPAAAPEAAEPAAPAPTGQAQAAAQDDSLPFRVRIARVADKDAQSLLEEMGNLGKVVAHDRADGGLTVWVDSTCSADDIEAVCCFIVDADQLAVGRAAAPQADDAVEQFAQAAAGFAAQAADAPASAPTSAASPAAASTPTRQARAAAAAPAGDKESTSIRVGVEKVDQVINLVGELVITQAMLAQTASGLDPVLHDRLLNGMEQLERNARDLQEAVMSIRMMPMDYVFSRFPRVVRDIAVKMGKQIELQTYGRATELDKSLIERIIDPLTHLVRNSLDHGIETPEKRIAAGKDPVGQLILSAEHNGGNIVIEVSDDGAGLNRDKILKKAIAQGLPVSENTPDEEVWQLIFAPGFSTAEQVTDISGRGVGMDVVRRNIQDMGGHVQLSCVPGEGTTTRIVLPLTLAILDGMSVRVGDETFILPLNHVTESLQPSDDQMYSVAGDERVMQVRGEYLPLVELHRVFGVENAQTDPTQAIAVIMQAEDRRFALLVDHLVGQHQVVVKNLESNYRKVPGVSAATILGDGSVALIVDVFALARANREKWAQPELTH; from the coding sequence ATGAGCAGCGGCCTGGATCTCAGTCAGTTCTACGAGACATTCTTCGACGAGGCGGATGAGCTGCTTGCCGAGATGGAGCAGTTGCTGTTGCAACTGGATGTCGAGTCGCCGGATATCGAGCAGTTGAACGCGATTTTCCGCGCCGCGCATTCCATCAAGGGCGGCGCGGCCACGTTCGGGTGCTTCCAGCACCTGGCGGGCACGACCCATCTGCTGGAAAACCTGCTGGATGAGATCCGGCGCGGCGAGATGGCGCTACGCGCCGATATGGTGGACATTTTCCTGGAAACGAAAGACGTGCTGAAGAGCCAACTGGACACTTATCGCGCCGCGCAAGAGCCCGACGAGGCGGTGTACGAACGGATCTGCGCGATATTGCGCCAGCTGGCCCAGGAACACGGTTCGGCGGCCGTGACGGCACACGAGCCAGCCGCGCCGGTGGCGCCCGTGGAGCCGCCGGCTGCCGCCCCCGAGGCTGCCGAGCCCGCCGCGCCCGCGCCTACCGGCCAAGCGCAGGCGGCAGCCCAGGACGACAGCCTGCCGTTCCGGGTGCGTATTGCCCGGGTCGCCGACAAGGATGCCCAGTCGCTGCTGGAAGAGATGGGCAACCTGGGCAAAGTGGTGGCCCATGACCGCGCCGACGGCGGATTGACGGTTTGGGTGGACAGCACTTGCTCGGCCGACGACATCGAAGCGGTGTGCTGCTTTATTGTCGATGCCGACCAGCTGGCGGTGGGGCGCGCCGCCGCGCCGCAGGCCGACGACGCCGTCGAGCAATTCGCGCAGGCCGCCGCGGGTTTTGCCGCGCAGGCGGCGGACGCGCCGGCCTCGGCCCCGACGTCCGCGGCCAGCCCGGCGGCTGCGTCCACGCCCACCAGGCAGGCGCGCGCCGCGGCCGCCGCGCCCGCAGGCGACAAAGAATCCACGTCGATCCGCGTCGGGGTCGAGAAGGTCGATCAGGTCATCAACCTGGTGGGCGAACTGGTGATCACCCAGGCCATGCTGGCGCAGACGGCCTCGGGCCTGGACCCGGTCTTGCACGACCGGCTGCTCAACGGCATGGAGCAGCTCGAGCGCAACGCGCGCGACCTGCAGGAAGCGGTGATGTCGATCCGCATGATGCCAATGGACTACGTGTTCAGCCGCTTTCCGCGCGTGGTGCGCGACATCGCGGTGAAGATGGGCAAGCAGATCGAACTGCAGACGTACGGGCGCGCCACCGAGCTGGACAAGAGTCTGATCGAGCGCATTATCGATCCGTTGACGCACCTGGTGCGCAACAGCCTGGACCACGGCATCGAGACGCCGGAAAAGCGCATTGCCGCCGGTAAAGACCCGGTGGGCCAGCTGATTTTGTCGGCCGAACACAACGGCGGCAACATCGTGATCGAGGTCAGCGACGACGGCGCGGGCTTGAACCGCGACAAGATCCTGAAGAAGGCCATTGCGCAGGGCTTGCCCGTCAGCGAGAACACGCCCGACGAAGAAGTGTGGCAGTTGATCTTCGCGCCCGGCTTTTCCACGGCGGAGCAGGTAACCGATATCTCCGGGCGCGGGGTCGGCATGGACGTAGTGCGGCGCAACATCCAGGATATGGGCGGTCATGTGCAGCTGTCGTGCGTACCCGGCGAGGGCACTACCACCCGCATCGTGCTGCCGTTGACGCTGGCCATCCTGGACGGGATGTCGGTGCGGGTGGGCGACGAGACTTTCATCCTGCCCTTGAACCACGTCACCGAATCGCTGCAGCCCAGCGATGACCAGATGTACTCGGTGGCGGGCGATGAACGCGTGATGCAGGTGCGCGGCGAATACCTGCCGCTGGTGGAGCTGCACCGGGTGTTCGGGGTTGAGAACGCCCAGACCGACCCCACGCAGGCCATTGCCGTGATCATGCAGGCGGAGGACCGCCGCTTTGCCTTGCTGGTGGATCACCTGGTGGGGCAGCATCAAGTGGTGGTGAAGAACCTGGAATCCAACTACAGAAAAGTGCCGGGCGTATCGGCCGCCACCATCCTGGGCGATGGCAGCGTGGCGCTGATTGTCGACGTGTTCGCGCTGGCGCGGGCGAACCGCGAGAAATGGGCGCAGCCCGAACTCACACATTGA
- the motA gene encoding flagellar motor stator protein MotA, with protein sequence MLIVIGYAVVLVAVIGSFAALGGHMGALYQPFELTLIAGGALGAFLAGNSRKSLALMRRALPQAIKGAPYSKEVYMELMALLYVLLNKARREGLMAIESHIEDPDASAIFSEYPRIRQDDKLMEFITDYLRIMISGNMSSFEIETLMDEEIETYRHEREVPSHSLQQMADGLPAFGIVAAVLGVIKALGAVDQPAAVLGDLISKAMVGTFLGVLLAYGFVAPLASRLDRRTSESVKVLECIKVTLLASMNGYPPQLAVEFGRKVLFSTVRPSFGELEEHVRQAKSAATGRA encoded by the coding sequence GTGTTGATTGTTATTGGTTATGCGGTGGTGCTCGTCGCGGTGATCGGCAGCTTTGCCGCGTTGGGCGGGCACATGGGGGCGCTGTATCAGCCGTTCGAGCTGACGCTCATTGCGGGCGGCGCGCTGGGCGCGTTCCTGGCGGGCAACAGCCGTAAATCGCTGGCCCTGATGCGGCGGGCGCTGCCGCAGGCTATCAAGGGAGCTCCGTACAGCAAAGAGGTGTACATGGAGCTGATGGCGCTGCTGTACGTGCTGCTGAACAAGGCGCGGCGCGAAGGCCTGATGGCGATCGAATCGCACATCGAAGACCCGGACGCCAGCGCCATCTTCAGCGAGTATCCGCGCATCCGGCAGGATGACAAGCTGATGGAGTTCATCACCGATTACCTGCGCATCATGATCAGCGGCAACATGAGCTCGTTCGAGATCGAGACGCTGATGGACGAGGAAATCGAAACCTATCGCCATGAGCGCGAAGTGCCCAGCCATTCGCTGCAGCAGATGGCGGACGGGCTGCCCGCCTTCGGCATTGTGGCGGCCGTGCTGGGGGTGATCAAGGCGCTGGGCGCGGTGGATCAGCCGGCTGCGGTGCTTGGCGACCTGATCTCGAAAGCCATGGTGGGCACTTTCCTGGGGGTGCTGCTGGCTTACGGCTTCGTGGCGCCGCTGGCCTCGCGTCTGGATCGGCGCACGTCGGAGTCGGTGAAGGTGCTGGAGTGCATCAAGGTGACGCTGCTGGCCAGCATGAACGGTTATCCCCCGCAGCTGGCCGTGGAATTCGGCCGCAAAGTGTTGTTCTCGACCGTGCGCCCCTCGTTCGGCGAGCTGGAAGAGCACGTGCGCCAGGCCAAGTCCGCCGCCACCGGCCGCGCCTGA
- a CDS encoding NAD(P)H-dependent oxidoreductase, with translation MKAKPMQSASKKKVLIVHAHPERTSVTSQLAEIACAVLRSQGHEVMQSDLYGMGWKAVFDANDFPTRVKHDRLSFIDESGHAFANGCQTPDVEEEQRKILAADAVILLFPLWWFSMPAIMKGWVDRVWAFGLAYGYQGAGNAYRYGDGGFAGKRALLAVSVGGPERDYSPRGINGPLEQLLFPITHGTLFFPGMQVLPTFAVYGAGGIDAKGMAEAGAAWGARVERL, from the coding sequence GTGAAAGCCAAGCCCATGCAGTCAGCCAGCAAAAAGAAAGTGCTTATCGTCCATGCTCACCCGGAACGAACATCCGTGACGAGCCAACTCGCCGAGATTGCTTGCGCGGTGCTCCGATCCCAGGGGCACGAGGTCATGCAGTCCGACCTGTACGGCATGGGGTGGAAAGCGGTGTTCGATGCGAACGATTTCCCTACGCGGGTCAAGCATGATCGCCTGTCGTTCATCGATGAGTCGGGACACGCGTTTGCCAATGGTTGCCAGACGCCCGACGTCGAGGAAGAGCAACGCAAGATTCTGGCGGCCGACGCGGTGATTTTGCTTTTCCCGCTGTGGTGGTTCAGCATGCCAGCCATCATGAAGGGCTGGGTGGACAGGGTATGGGCCTTTGGCCTGGCCTATGGCTACCAGGGGGCCGGCAACGCGTATCGCTATGGCGACGGTGGCTTTGCGGGAAAGCGGGCGCTGCTGGCGGTTTCTGTTGGCGGGCCAGAGCGGGACTACTCGCCCAGGGGCATCAATGGGCCGCTGGAGCAACTGCTGTTTCCCATTACGCATGGCACGCTGTTCTTCCCCGGCATGCAGGTGCTGCCTACCTTCGCGGTGTATGGGGCAGGCGGGATCGACGCCAAAGGCATGGCTGAAGCCGGTGCGGCCTGGGGGGCCCGGGTGGAACGGCTGTGA
- the cheW gene encoding chemotaxis protein CheW codes for MAVKPQAQAARVEDVGSEFLVFTLGEEEYGIDILKVQEIRGYDAAAVTRIANVPSFIKGVTNLRGIIVPIVDLRIKFKLGSVEYNEQTVVIILNLDHRVVGIVVDGVSDVLMLAASQVRAAPEFGATLSTEYLTGLGTIDDRMLILVDIEKLMTSEEMALVEKVAA; via the coding sequence ATGGCAGTCAAACCTCAAGCGCAGGCCGCGCGCGTCGAAGATGTCGGCAGTGAGTTCCTGGTATTCACGCTGGGCGAGGAAGAGTACGGCATCGACATCCTGAAAGTGCAGGAAATCCGCGGCTACGACGCGGCCGCCGTCACGCGCATCGCGAACGTGCCATCGTTCATCAAAGGCGTGACGAACCTGCGCGGCATCATCGTGCCCATCGTGGACTTGCGCATCAAGTTCAAGCTGGGCAGCGTCGAATACAACGAACAGACCGTGGTCATCATCCTGAACCTGGACCACCGCGTGGTGGGCATTGTGGTCGATGGCGTGTCGGACGTGTTGATGCTGGCCGCCTCGCAGGTGCGCGCGGCGCCGGAGTTCGGCGCCACGCTGTCTACCGAATACCTGACCGGGCTGGGCACGATCGACGACCGCATGCTGATCCTGGTGGATATTGAGAAACTGATGACCAGCGAAGAAATGGCGCTGGTGGAAAAGGTTGCAGCCTAG
- the motB gene encoding flagellar motor protein MotB codes for MSSLNNHRVVIRRKRGGSRPHHGGSWKIAYADFITAMMAFFLVMWLISIVPKEELRGLAEYFRMPLRVALTGGPNYSAETSAIPGGGSDPLRDEGEVRKSDGSRVQSQVQSDAERRDRHALERLKRRLDSMLEENPVLKNFRPQLLIDMTTEGLRIQIVDNQKRPMFATGSAEVQPYMRDILRELGPVLNELPNKISIAGHTDATQYARGERAYSNWELSADRANASRQELVAGGMAEGKLMRIQGLSSSMSLVKDDPYAAVNRRISLVVLNRRTQQQIEQENAAAADLSVRGAREVSESVGAQPPASEAAR; via the coding sequence ATGAGTTCGCTGAACAATCACCGGGTAGTGATTCGCCGCAAGCGGGGGGGGAGCCGCCCGCACCACGGCGGCAGTTGGAAGATCGCCTACGCGGATTTCATCACCGCCATGATGGCGTTTTTCCTGGTGATGTGGCTGATATCCATTGTGCCCAAGGAAGAGCTGCGCGGCCTGGCCGAATATTTCCGGATGCCGTTGCGCGTGGCGCTGACGGGCGGGCCGAACTATTCGGCCGAGACCAGCGCCATTCCAGGCGGCGGCAGCGACCCGCTGCGCGACGAGGGCGAGGTGCGCAAGTCCGATGGCAGCCGGGTGCAGTCCCAGGTGCAGTCCGACGCCGAGCGGCGCGACCGCCATGCGCTGGAGCGCCTGAAGCGCCGGTTGGATTCGATGCTGGAGGAGAACCCGGTGTTGAAGAACTTCCGGCCCCAGCTGCTGATCGACATGACCACGGAAGGGCTGCGCATCCAGATCGTCGATAACCAGAAACGGCCGATGTTCGCCACCGGCAGCGCCGAGGTGCAGCCGTATATGCGCGACATCCTGCGCGAGCTGGGCCCGGTGCTCAATGAGCTGCCGAACAAGATCAGCATCGCCGGGCATACGGACGCGACGCAGTACGCCCGTGGCGAGCGCGCGTATAGCAACTGGGAGTTGTCCGCCGACCGAGCCAACGCCTCGCGCCAGGAACTGGTGGCGGGCGGCATGGCCGAAGGCAAGCTGATGCGCATCCAGGGGCTGTCGTCCAGCATGAGCCTGGTTAAAGATGACCCGTATGCGGCCGTTAACCGTCGTATCAGCCTGGTGGTGCTGAATCGGCGCACCCAGCAGCAGATCGAGCAGGAGAATGCGGCGGCGGCGGACCTGAGTGTGCGCGGCGCCAGGGAAGTGAGCGAGTCCGTGGGGGCGCAGCCCCCGGCAAGCGAGGCGGCAAGGTAG
- a CDS encoding response regulator — MTATILVADDSATMRMIVQATLTEAGWRVLTAGNGQQALELARGNRVDMLVSDWNMPVMGGLALIQGLRGEPGYQDLPVLVLTTEDDVQSKDAARGLGVCGWLNKPLDPGVLVELASELLGEQPAA, encoded by the coding sequence ATGACGGCAACGATATTGGTGGCGGACGATTCGGCAACGATGCGCATGATCGTCCAGGCGACGCTGACCGAGGCAGGCTGGCGCGTATTGACGGCCGGCAACGGTCAACAGGCGCTTGAACTGGCGCGCGGCAATCGCGTCGACATGCTGGTCAGCGACTGGAACATGCCCGTCATGGGCGGGCTGGCGCTGATCCAGGGCTTGCGCGGCGAGCCCGGCTATCAAGACCTGCCCGTACTGGTGTTGACCACCGAAGATGACGTGCAGAGCAAAGACGCGGCGCGTGGCCTGGGAGTATGCGGCTGGCTGAACAAGCCGCTGGATCCCGGCGTGCTGGTGGAATTGGCCTCGGAACTGCTCGGCGAGCAGCCCGCGGCCTGA
- a CDS encoding IS3 family transposase (programmed frameshift) — MGNPRARYTQEFMLEAVRMVRGGQSMAAVAKILGISPKTLHNWVKADAAGKLNGAGKQVSPEQMEIARLRAELARVKMERDILGKSHGVLCEGVGMKYAWIELHSRQWPVSLSCQVLGVSPSGYHARKVRDVDTDRPRRRISNDALLVHIKAVHAESKGEYGWPRVWKQLLVQGIRVSKDRVQRLMKLHGIKAKTKRRFKVTTDSKHSLPVAPDLLQRDFSPARPDQVWTTDITYIWTDEGWLFLTVILDLFSRQVVGWSMQPHMRTELVSDALRMAWFRRRPQAGLILHSDRGSQYCSHDFQDLLKGYGMRSSMSRRGNCWDNAPTESLWGSLKRARILGQRFATRREAMDEVIDWLSFYNHSRLHSTLGYVSPMQFERDWYAAQNQRVA; from the exons ATGGGTAATCCGAGAGCTCGATATACGCAGGAATTCATGCTGGAAGCCGTGCGCATGGTCCGCGGCGGCCAGAGCATGGCGGCGGTGGCGAAGATACTGGGCATCAGCCCGAAGACGCTGCACAACTGGGTGAAGGCCGATGCCGCTGGGAAGCTGAACGGCGCAGGCAAACAGGTTTCTCCAGAACAGATGGAGATTGCCCGGCTGCGCGCGGAGTTGGCACGCGTGAAGATGGAGCGCGACATATTGG GGAAAAGCCACGGCGTACTTTGCGAAGGTGTCGGCATGAAGTACGCCTGGATCGAGCTTCACAGCCGACAATGGCCGGTGTCCCTGAGCTGCCAGGTGCTGGGTGTCAGCCCCAGCGGTTACCACGCGCGCAAGGTGCGGGATGTCGATACTGACCGACCGCGCCGACGCATCAGCAACGACGCTCTGCTGGTGCACATCAAGGCCGTGCACGCTGAATCCAAAGGCGAGTACGGCTGGCCGCGCGTGTGGAAGCAACTGCTGGTCCAGGGCATTCGCGTCAGCAAGGATCGTGTCCAGCGGCTCATGAAGCTGCACGGCATCAAGGCGAAGACCAAACGCCGGTTCAAGGTCACGACCGACAGCAAACACAGCCTGCCGGTCGCACCGGACCTGCTGCAACGAGACTTCTCTCCCGCGCGTCCCGACCAGGTCTGGACTACGGACATCACGTACATCTGGACGGACGAGGGTTGGCTGTTTCTGACCGTCATTCTCGACCTGTTCAGCCGTCAGGTGGTGGGCTGGTCGATGCAGCCGCACATGCGCACGGAGCTGGTGTCTGATGCGCTGCGTATGGCGTGGTTTCGCCGCCGTCCGCAAGCGGGCCTGATCCTCCACAGTGACCGTGGCAGCCAGTATTGCAGTCATGACTTCCAGGACCTGCTCAAGGGCTACGGCATGCGCAGTTCGATGAGCCGTCGAGGCAATTGCTGGGACAACGCACCGACCGAGAGCCTGTGGGGATCGCTCAAGCGTGCACGCATCCTCGGCCAGCGCTTTGCAACGCGTCGCGAAGCGATGGACGAGGTAATCGACTGGTTGAGCTTCTACAATCATTCGCGCTTGCACTCGACGTTGGGCTACGTCAGCCCGATGCAATTCGAGCGGGACTGGTACGCCGCCCAGAACCAACGGGTGGCATAA
- a CDS encoding RNA polymerase sigma factor FliA, with translation MPYADDSLVRYAPLVRKLALQLLARLPASVQLDDLIQAGMIGLLDAARRYQETPDAQFETYATARIRGAMLDELRSQDWLPRSVRSKGKRIEAAIQRKEHELMRPPSESEIADELELPLDEYQAMLNDARGIQILHYDDIGSNDPDERGWRDVPADSGGDPLDALLTGDLRRALVNAIETLPEREKLVLSLCYEQGLNLKEIGAVLEVTEARVCQLRSQATARIRARLKEDAWHHLPAESHLAQVL, from the coding sequence ATGCCCTACGCCGATGACAGCCTGGTCCGGTACGCGCCGCTCGTCCGCAAGCTGGCGCTGCAACTGTTGGCGCGCCTGCCCGCCAGCGTCCAGCTCGACGACCTGATTCAGGCCGGCATGATCGGGCTGCTGGACGCCGCCCGGCGCTACCAGGAAACGCCCGACGCCCAGTTCGAAACCTATGCCACGGCCCGCATTCGCGGCGCCATGCTGGATGAACTGCGCAGCCAGGACTGGCTGCCCCGCAGCGTGCGCAGCAAGGGCAAGCGCATCGAAGCCGCCATCCAGCGCAAAGAACATGAACTGATGCGCCCGCCCTCCGAGAGCGAGATCGCCGACGAGCTGGAATTGCCGCTGGACGAATATCAGGCCATGCTGAACGACGCCCGCGGCATCCAGATCCTGCACTACGACGACATCGGCTCGAACGACCCCGACGAGCGAGGCTGGCGCGACGTGCCTGCGGACAGCGGCGGCGATCCGCTGGACGCCCTGCTGACGGGCGACCTGCGCCGCGCCCTGGTCAATGCCATCGAAACCCTGCCGGAACGCGAAAAGCTGGTGTTGTCGCTGTGCTACGAACAGGGACTCAACCTGAAAGAGATCGGCGCGGTGCTGGAAGTTACCGAGGCGCGCGTCTGCCAGTTGCGCAGCCAGGCCACGGCGCGCATCCGGGCCCGCCTGAAAGAAGACGCATGGCACCACTTGCCCGCCGAATCGCATCTGGCCCAGGTGCTGTAA
- the flhC gene encoding flagellar transcriptional regulator FlhC, translating into MATRSVSQEADDILLASSMISLGARLQVLEAETCLSHDRLSRLYREIRGCSPPKGMLPFSVDWFMTWLPNIHSSLFYNVYSFLNAHTASRGIRATIDAYRLYLEHAGVENQAEEPVLSFTRAWMLVRFFDSGMLQLSPCRQCGGHFIAHAHDPQGDFICAICRPPPRAGKTRAAAKARAGQRPAAPAAAAAAAARA; encoded by the coding sequence ATGGCTACAAGAAGCGTGTCGCAGGAGGCGGACGACATCCTCCTGGCCAGTTCCATGATTTCGTTGGGCGCGCGCCTGCAGGTGCTGGAAGCCGAGACTTGCCTGAGCCACGACCGGCTGTCGCGGCTGTATCGCGAGATTCGCGGCTGCTCGCCACCCAAGGGCATGCTGCCGTTTTCGGTGGACTGGTTCATGACCTGGCTGCCCAACATTCACTCCTCGCTGTTCTACAACGTGTACTCGTTTCTGAACGCGCACACGGCCAGCCGCGGCATTCGGGCCACCATCGACGCGTACCGCCTTTACCTGGAGCACGCGGGCGTGGAAAACCAGGCCGAGGAGCCCGTGCTGAGCTTCACGCGGGCCTGGATGCTGGTCAGGTTCTTCGACAGCGGCATGCTGCAGCTGTCGCCTTGCCGCCAGTGCGGCGGGCATTTCATTGCGCATGCGCACGATCCGCAGGGGGACTTCATCTGCGCGATCTGCCGTCCGCCGCCACGCGCCGGCAAGACTCGCGCGGCGGCCAAGGCGCGCGCCGGCCAGCGCCCGGCGGCGCCGGCGGCGGCCGCCGCAGCGGCGGCCAGGGCCTGA
- the flhD gene encoding flagellar transcriptional regulator FlhD, with amino-acid sequence MNTADSSLLADIREVNLSYLLLAQRMLRDDYAASMFRLGFSNEVADILMRLSPAQLVKLAGSSSLLCRFRFDDYSLLSALTQDVLGGALQQAHATILLAKQPVEQLA; translated from the coding sequence GTGAATACAGCGGATAGTTCTTTGCTCGCCGATATTCGAGAAGTCAACTTGTCATATCTGCTGCTGGCCCAGCGGATGCTGCGCGACGATTACGCTGCGTCGATGTTTCGCCTGGGTTTCAGCAACGAAGTGGCCGATATCCTGATGCGCCTGTCGCCGGCGCAGCTGGTCAAGCTGGCCGGGTCGAGCTCGCTGCTGTGCCGTTTCCGCTTTGACGACTATAGCCTGCTGTCGGCACTGACGCAGGATGTGCTGGGCGGGGCGCTGCAACAGGCCCATGCCACGATCTTGTTGGCCAAGCAGCCGGTCGAGCAGTTGGCCTGA
- a CDS encoding flagellin N-terminal helical domain-containing protein: protein MAAVINTNYLSLVAQNNLNKSQSALGSAIERLSSGLRINSAKDDAAGQAIANRFTANVRGLTQAARNANDGISIAQTTEGALNEINNNLQRIRELTVQASSGTNSPSDLESIQNEITQRLGEITRVSEQTQFNGVKVLANDQSLTIQVGANDNETITIDLKQVNATTLGLDKLDVGSQLTSKNFANVTTIAASAPAEWTDFSFAVEGGSTFTLAVGTDNQLYATDGTDYYEATFNADTGTVTVGAITAGIAASNINADATEFDTADGVVTLADAEAATLVEPAAPSVSTVYMDNTGTTTAYYVKAGGTYYDAEIDLDTGEVSVNLGSATSTLAAGTAVTAQAVLTAAADPGVAVDLSTVNSTFSGTNSLVRDSETGAYYVKNVSGDKTSYYEATVDLDTGVVTATADDEIVVDPLNAIDNALSAVDSLRSDLGAIQNRFESTITNLNNTVNNLSAARSRIEDADYATEVSNMTKAQILQQAGTSVLAQANQVPQTVLSLLR, encoded by the coding sequence ATGGCTGCTGTTATCAACACCAACTACTTGTCGCTGGTTGCACAAAACAACCTCAACAAGTCCCAATCCGCTCTGGGTTCCGCCATCGAGCGTCTGTCCTCCGGCCTGCGCATCAACAGCGCCAAGGACGACGCCGCCGGCCAGGCGATTGCCAACCGCTTCACCGCCAACGTGCGCGGCCTGACCCAGGCTGCTCGCAACGCCAACGACGGCATCTCGATCGCTCAAACGACCGAAGGCGCGCTGAACGAAATCAATAACAACCTGCAGCGTATCCGTGAACTGACGGTTCAGGCTTCCAGCGGCACCAATTCGCCGTCGGACCTGGAATCGATCCAGAATGAAATCACGCAACGCCTGGGTGAAATCACCCGCGTGTCGGAGCAGACTCAGTTCAACGGCGTGAAAGTCCTCGCCAACGACCAGAGCCTGACCATCCAGGTTGGCGCGAACGATAACGAAACGATCACCATCGATCTGAAGCAAGTCAATGCCACCACCCTCGGCCTGGACAAGCTCGATGTCGGCAGCCAGCTGACCAGCAAAAACTTCGCCAACGTCACGACCATCGCCGCCAGCGCTCCGGCCGAATGGACTGACTTCTCGTTTGCCGTCGAAGGCGGCAGCACGTTCACTCTGGCGGTGGGCACCGACAACCAGCTGTACGCGACGGACGGCACCGACTACTACGAGGCCACGTTCAATGCCGATACCGGCACTGTCACCGTTGGCGCCATCACGGCCGGCATTGCCGCGAGCAACATCAACGCGGACGCGACCGAATTCGACACCGCGGACGGCGTGGTGACTCTGGCGGACGCCGAAGCCGCGACTTTGGTTGAGCCGGCCGCCCCGAGCGTCAGCACCGTGTATATGGACAACACGGGCACGACGACCGCATACTACGTGAAAGCTGGCGGCACGTACTACGACGCCGAGATCGACCTTGACACCGGCGAAGTCAGTGTCAACCTGGGCAGCGCCACGAGCACCCTGGCTGCCGGCACCGCCGTAACTGCCCAGGCTGTGTTGACCGCTGCCGCCGATCCTGGCGTTGCGGTCGACCTGAGCACGGTGAACTCGACGTTCTCGGGCACCAACTCCCTGGTGCGCGATAGCGAAACCGGCGCCTATTACGTCAAGAACGTTTCCGGCGACAAGACCTCCTACTACGAAGCCACGGTTGATCTCGACACGGGCGTGGTTACCGCCACCGCCGATGATGAAATCGTCGTCGATCCGCTGAACGCCATCGACAACGCCCTGAGCGCCGTCGATTCGCTGCGAAGCGACCTGGGCGCGATCCAGAACCGCTTCGAGTCGACCATCACGAACCTGAACAACACGGTGAATAACCTGTCTGCCGCTCGTTCGCGTATCGAAGATGCCGACTACGCCACCGAAGTGTCGAACATGACCAAGGCCCAGATCCTGCAACAGGCTGGCACCTCGGTTCTGGCGCAAGCCAACCAAGTGCCGCAGACGGTTCTCTCGCTGCTGCGCTAA